Proteins from a genomic interval of Vicia villosa cultivar HV-30 ecotype Madison, WI unplaced genomic scaffold, Vvil1.0 ctg.001098F_1_1, whole genome shotgun sequence:
- the LOC131633226 gene encoding cleavage stimulation factor subunit 50-like — MENTNSEQTVQDGKLFRHLNSLIVSHLRHSNLTQAATAVASATMTPLNVEAPSNKLLQLLAKGLAAEKDDVSRGTSSSPFQDLGASLPLPRPGATAVDFSSSADLKGSSKSFPKHETRHLSEHKNVARCAKFSPDGRFVATGSADTSIKLFEVSKIKQTLLPDAKDAPVRSVLKTYYDHTQPINDLDFHPQGTILVSGAKDQTIRFFDVSKANAKRSYRVIQDTHNVRSVSFHPSGDFLLAGTDHAIPHLYDINTFQCYLSANVPDNSPNGAINQVRYSGTGSMYVTASKDGAIRLWDGITANCVRSITAAHATAEATSAIFTRDQRFVLSCGKDSTIKLWEVGTGRLVKQYLGATHTQLRFQAIFNAAEEFILSIDELNNEVTIWDAMTTEIVAKWPSNHVGAPRWLEHSPVESAFISCGTDRSIRFWKEV; from the exons ATGGAAAACACTAACTCGGAGCAAACTGTGCAAGATGGCAAACTCTTCAGACACCTCAATTCTCTTATCGTCTCTCACCTCCGTCACAGCAATCTCACTCAG GCTGCTACTGCTGTTGCTTCTGCAACTATGACACCATTGAATGTAGAAGCCCCATCCAACAAGCTTCTTCAATTGCTTGCTAAG GGTCTTGCAGCGGAAAAGGATGATGTGTCAAGAGGGACTTCATCTTCTCCCTTTCAAGATTTGGGTGCTTCATTGCCCTTGCCTCGTCCCGGTGCAACAGCAGTTGATTTCAG TTCTTCGGCAGATTTAAAAGGTTCGTCAAAGAGTTTCCCGAAGCATGAGACACGCCACCTTTCAGAACACAAG AATGTTGCCAGATGTGCTAAGTTTAGTCCTGATGGAAGGTTTGTTGCCACCGGAAGTGCAGATACATCAATTAAGCTATTTGAG GTTTCAAAGATTAAGCAGACGTTGCTCCCAGATGCAAAGGATGCTCCTGTGCGGTCTGTTTTGAAAACATATTATGACCATACACAA CCAATAAATGATCTGGATTTTCATCCGCAAGGTACTATCCTGGTTTCTGGAGCCAAAGATCAGACAATAAG GTTTTTTGATGTTTCAAAAGCCAATGCTAAGAGATCATACAGGGTTATCCAG GATACACACAATGTTCGCTCTGTATCTTTTCACCCCTCAGGGGACTTTCTGTTGGCAg GGACTGATCACGCGATTCCCCATTTGTATGATATAAATACCTTTCAGTGTTATCTGTCAGCAAATGTTCCAGATAATAGCCCTAATGGAGCCATAAACCAG GTTAGATATTCTGGTACAGGTTCCATGTATGTTACAGCATCTAAAGATGGTGCTATTCGACTGTGGGATGGCATCACTGCCAACTGTGTGCGCTCAATAACTGCAGCACATGCAACGGCAGAAGCTACCAGTGCAATTTTCACAAGAGATCAAAG GTTTGTCCTCTCCTGTGGGAAGGACTCCACCATAAAGCTTTGGGAGGTTGGCACTGGAAGATTAGTCAAACAATATCTCGGTGCCACGCATACACAACTAAGATTCCAG GCTATTTTTAACGCGGCAGAAGAATTTATTCTATCCATAGATGAACTCAACAACGAG GTCACTATCTGGGATGCAatgacaacggaaatagtagcaAAATGGCCTTCTAATCATGTTGGTGCACCGCGCTGGCTCGAACATTCCCCAGTAGAGTCTGCTTTTATTTCATGTGGAACTGATAGATCAATTCGGTTCTGGAAGGAGGTTTAA